The following coding sequences are from one Streptomyces sp. NBC_01232 window:
- a CDS encoding class I SAM-dependent RNA methyltransferase, producing MTSVEQNEKQSLVGEEYEVEVGPVAHGGHCIARTEDGRVLFVRHTLPGEKVVARVTEGDVDSRYLRADAITVLDASKDRVEAPCPYAGPGKCGGCDWQHAKPGAQRRLKGEVVAEQLKRLAGLTPEEAGWDGTVMPAEGDKLPAGQVPQWRTRVQFAIDEDGNAGLRRHRSHDIELIDHCMIAAPGVSELGIEQQDWPQMATVEAIAATGSQDRQVVLTPRPGGRLPLVELDKPVSVLRVEEKDGGVHRVHGRPFVRERADGRTYRVGMGGFWQVHPQAADTLIKAVMQGLMPRKGEMALDLYCGVGIFAGALAERLGETGAVLGIESTKRAVEDARHNLADFPRVRIEQGKVEQILPKTGITECDLVVLDPPRAGAGKQTVRHITGLSARRIAYVACDPAALARDLGYFKENGYKVRTLRVFDLFPMTHHVECVAILEPIAKSA from the coding sequence ATGACGAGCGTCGAGCAGAACGAGAAGCAGTCACTGGTCGGGGAGGAGTACGAGGTCGAGGTCGGCCCCGTCGCACACGGCGGGCACTGCATCGCCCGGACCGAGGACGGCCGTGTGCTGTTCGTCCGCCACACCCTGCCCGGTGAGAAGGTCGTCGCCCGGGTGACCGAGGGCGACGTCGACTCCCGCTACCTGCGCGCCGACGCGATCACCGTGCTCGACGCCTCCAAGGACCGGGTCGAGGCCCCCTGCCCGTACGCCGGCCCCGGCAAGTGCGGCGGCTGCGACTGGCAGCACGCCAAGCCCGGTGCCCAGCGCCGGCTCAAGGGCGAGGTCGTCGCCGAGCAGCTGAAGCGGCTCGCCGGGCTCACCCCCGAGGAGGCAGGCTGGGACGGCACCGTGATGCCGGCCGAGGGCGACAAGCTGCCGGCCGGGCAGGTGCCGCAGTGGCGCACCCGCGTGCAGTTCGCCATCGACGAGGACGGCAACGCGGGCCTGCGCAGGCACCGCTCGCACGACATCGAACTGATCGACCACTGCATGATCGCCGCCCCGGGTGTCAGCGAGCTGGGCATCGAGCAGCAGGACTGGCCGCAGATGGCCACGGTCGAGGCGATCGCGGCGACCGGCTCCCAGGACCGTCAGGTCGTCCTGACCCCCCGCCCCGGCGGCCGCCTCCCGCTGGTGGAGCTGGACAAGCCGGTCTCCGTCCTGCGCGTGGAGGAGAAGGACGGCGGGGTCCACCGCGTCCACGGCCGCCCCTTCGTACGGGAGCGCGCGGACGGCCGTACGTACCGCGTGGGCATGGGCGGCTTCTGGCAGGTCCACCCGCAGGCCGCGGACACCCTGATCAAGGCCGTCATGCAGGGCCTGATGCCGCGCAAGGGCGAGATGGCCCTCGACCTCTACTGCGGCGTCGGCATCTTCGCGGGCGCCCTGGCCGAACGCCTCGGCGAGACGGGCGCGGTGCTCGGCATCGAGTCGACGAAGCGCGCGGTGGAGGACGCCCGCCACAACCTGGCGGACTTCCCGCGGGTCCGCATCGAGCAGGGCAAGGTCGAGCAGATCCTCCCGAAGACGGGGATCACGGAGTGCGACCTGGTCGTCCTGGACCCCCCGCGCGCGGGAGCGGGCAAGCAGACGGTCCGCCACATCACGGGCCTCTCGGCGCGCAGGATCGCGTACGTGGCCTGCGACCCGGCGGCCCTGGCCCGCGACCTGGGCTACTTCAAGGAGAACGGCTACAAGGTCCGCACGCTCCGCGTCTTCGACCTCTTCCCGATGACCCACCACGTGGAGTGCGTGGCCATCCTGGAGCCGATCGCGAAGAGCGCCTGA
- a CDS encoding APC family permease codes for MSKLTDVPKRILIGRALRSDRLGETLLPKRIALPVFASDPLSSVAYAPGEVLLVLSIAGVSAYQYSPWIALAVVVLMFTVVASYRQNVHAYPSGGGDYEVANTNLGPRAGLTVASALLVDYVLTVAVSISSGVENLGSAVDFVIEHKVLSAIVMILLLTLMNLRGVKESGKLFAIPTYVFVAAVFVMIAWGAWKGIVLDETMTAPTADLEIKPEQQGLAGFAMVFLLLRAFSSGCAALTGVEAISNGVPAFRKPKSKNAASTLALMGGLAVTMFCGIIGLAMATDVRMAENPSADLLDNGVPVGPDYVQHPVISQVAEAVFGNGSFLFILLAAATALVLFLAANTAYNGFPLLGSILAQDRYLPRQLHTRGDRLAFSNGIVLLAGAAMLLVWIYDADSTKLIQLYIVGVFVSFTLSQIGMVRHWNRHLKTERDVAARRRMHRSRAINTFGAFFTGMVLVVVLATKFTHGAWVALLGMVIFYGTMSAIRKHYDRVSAEIAAAEGPSEDSVRPSRVHSIVLVSKVHKPTLRALAFAKLTRSDTLEALSISVDVAETKALREEWDRRGINVPLKILDSPYREITRPVVEYVKGLRSENPRDAVSVYIPEYVVGRWYEHLLHNQSALRLKGRLLFTPGVMVTSVPYQLESSELAKRRAKKRQDWNAPGAVRRGPVDSPVRTSPPKEPTGKGTPKG; via the coding sequence GTGTCCAAACTGACCGACGTGCCCAAACGGATCCTGATCGGCCGGGCGCTACGCAGCGACCGCCTCGGAGAAACACTCCTTCCCAAGCGGATCGCCCTTCCCGTCTTCGCCTCCGACCCGCTGTCCTCCGTGGCATATGCCCCTGGCGAGGTACTGCTGGTCCTGTCGATCGCGGGCGTGTCGGCGTACCAGTACAGCCCCTGGATCGCGCTCGCGGTCGTCGTGCTGATGTTCACCGTGGTGGCGTCCTACCGCCAGAACGTCCACGCCTACCCCAGTGGCGGCGGCGACTACGAGGTGGCCAACACCAACCTCGGACCCAGGGCCGGCCTCACCGTGGCGAGCGCCCTGCTCGTCGATTACGTGCTGACCGTCGCCGTCTCGATCTCCTCCGGAGTCGAGAATCTCGGCTCCGCCGTCGATTTCGTCATCGAGCACAAGGTGCTCTCGGCGATCGTCATGATCCTTCTCCTCACACTCATGAACCTGCGCGGTGTGAAGGAATCCGGGAAGCTCTTCGCGATCCCGACCTATGTCTTCGTCGCCGCCGTCTTCGTCATGATCGCCTGGGGTGCCTGGAAGGGCATCGTCCTCGACGAGACCATGACGGCCCCGACCGCGGATCTCGAGATCAAGCCCGAGCAGCAGGGCCTGGCCGGCTTCGCGATGGTGTTCCTGCTGCTGAGGGCCTTCTCCTCCGGCTGTGCCGCCCTGACCGGTGTCGAGGCGATCAGCAACGGCGTACCCGCCTTCCGCAAGCCCAAGAGCAAGAACGCGGCCAGCACCCTCGCCCTCATGGGCGGCCTGGCCGTCACCATGTTCTGCGGGATCATCGGCCTGGCCATGGCCACCGACGTGCGGATGGCCGAGAACCCGTCCGCCGACCTGCTCGACAACGGTGTCCCCGTCGGCCCCGACTACGTCCAGCACCCGGTCATCTCGCAGGTCGCCGAGGCCGTCTTCGGCAACGGCAGCTTCCTCTTCATCCTGCTGGCCGCCGCCACCGCGCTGGTGCTCTTCCTGGCCGCGAACACCGCGTACAACGGCTTCCCGCTGCTCGGCTCGATCCTTGCCCAGGACCGCTACCTGCCGCGCCAGCTGCACACCCGCGGCGACCGGCTCGCCTTCTCCAACGGCATCGTGCTCCTCGCGGGCGCGGCCATGCTGCTCGTGTGGATCTACGACGCAGACTCGACCAAGCTGATCCAGCTCTACATCGTCGGCGTCTTCGTCTCCTTCACGCTGAGCCAGATCGGCATGGTCCGGCACTGGAACCGGCACCTGAAGACGGAGCGCGACGTCGCCGCCCGCCGCCGGATGCACCGCAGCCGGGCCATCAACACCTTCGGTGCCTTCTTCACCGGCATGGTGCTGGTCGTCGTCCTCGCCACCAAGTTCACGCACGGCGCGTGGGTGGCCCTGCTCGGCATGGTCATCTTCTACGGCACCATGAGCGCGATCCGGAAGCACTACGACCGGGTCTCCGCAGAGATCGCCGCAGCCGAGGGCCCCAGCGAGGACAGCGTGCGGCCTTCCCGGGTCCACTCCATCGTCCTGGTCTCCAAGGTCCACAAGCCCACGCTGCGCGCCCTGGCGTTCGCCAAGCTGACCCGCTCGGACACCCTGGAGGCGCTCAGCATCAGCGTCGATGTGGCCGAGACCAAGGCACTGCGCGAGGAATGGGACCGGCGCGGGATCAACGTACCGCTCAAGATCCTCGACTCCCCGTACCGGGAGATCACCCGCCCGGTGGTCGAGTACGTCAAGGGCCTGCGCAGCGAGAACCCGCGCGACGCGGTCAGCGTCTACATCCCCGAGTACGTCGTCGGCCGCTGGTACGAGCACCTGCTGCACAACCAGAGCGCGCTGCGGCTCAAGGGCCGGCTGCTCTTCACCCCCGGCGTGATGGTCACCTCGGTGCCCTACCAGCTGGAGTCCTCGGAGCTCGCCAAGCGGCGGGCGAAGAAGCGCCAGGACTGGAACGCCCCGGGTGCGGTGCGCCGCGGCCCGGTGGACAGCCCCGTCCGGACCTCGCCGCCGAAGGAGCCCACGGGGAAGGGCACCCCGAAGGGCTGA